The Musa acuminata AAA Group cultivar baxijiao chromosome BXJ1-3, Cavendish_Baxijiao_AAA, whole genome shotgun sequence genome window below encodes:
- the LOC135628152 gene encoding uncharacterized protein LOC135628152, whose amino-acid sequence MSDGDRGPAMTTTAVGLCLLPAELLQEIFFRLALPDLFRLRSVSRDLGSLVSGGDFRRLYNLRSGRGGGWLFVYKKRPPRDSVLRGFNDRSGRWFHIPVAGILAPAVPPGEDLYFLAASGGLFLFASNGRRELLVVNLATRAVRRIPPSPLGPRGTSSWRRAGLKLVADPYGADRFRFLFAEMVGNRPVLFEYSSDVDAWRAIQASEGATGGGSVGGRDVCLNLVHIGGESVVLSCAGKGGGRDERPPPVAHRPRFPEGFQGGPPVGMTTSDRFHVYGDGNVAVVRSAAADVAGGGGSSATTRARVVTSVQLLGLSEIGSEWELTSTAPAAVVEEALRRRPYGVMMGCVVEREGVVGIVLMSNCRGSWGLAWLSYHRAQRKWACVPVPDCGTKGLNMAGIALSSTFSRSLWPSLCSSSSSSPSEQAD is encoded by the coding sequence ATGAGCGACGGCGATCGCGGCCCCGCGATGACAACCACGGCCGTTGGCCTCTGCCTCCTCCCGGCGGAGCTCCTCCAGGAGATCTTCTTCCGCCTGGCCCTGCCGGACCTCTTCCGCCTCCGGTCCGTCTCCAGGGACCTCGGTTCCCTCGTCTCCGGCGGTGACTTCCGCCGCCTGTACAACCTGCGCTCCGGCCGCGGCGGCGGATGGCTCTTCGTCTACAAGAAGCGGCCCCCCCGCGACTCCGTACTCCGTGGCTTCAACGACCGATCCGGCCGGTGGTTCCATATACCGGTGGCCGGGATCCTCGCGCCGGCTGTGCCCCCCGGTGAGGACCTCTACTTCCTGGCGGCTTCCGGCGGGCTCTTCCTCTTCGCTTCAAACGGCCGCCGCGAGCTCCTCGTGGTCAACCTGGCCACCCGCGCGGTGCGGCGGATTCCGCCCAGCCCGCTCGGGCCGCGCGGCACTTCCTCGTGGAGGCGGGCCGGATTGAAGCTGGTGGCCGACCCCTACGGCGCCGATCGCTTCCGCTTCCTCTTCGCCGAGATGGTCGGCAACCGCCCCGTGCTTTTCGAGTACAGCTCCGACGTGGACGCCTGGCGCGCGATCCAGGCGAGCGAGGGCGCCACGGGAGGCGGGAGCGTCGGCGGCAGGGACGTATGCCTGAACCTGGTTCACATCGGGGGCGAGAGCGTGGTGCTGTCGTGCGCAGGCAAGGGAGGGGGAAGAGATGAGCGGCCGCCGCCGGTCGCTCACAGGCCGAGGTTTCCGGAAGGTTTCCAGGGGGGGCCGCCGGTGGGGATGACGACGAGCGACCGGTTCCACGTGTACGGCGACGGGAACGTGGCGGTGGTGCGGTCGGCAGCGGCGGATGTGgcgggcggcggcggcagcagcgccaCCACACGGGCGCGGGTGGTGACGAGCGTGCAGCTGCTGGGGCTGAGCGAGATCGGGAGTGAGTGGGAGCTGACGTCGACGGCAccggcggcggtggtggaggaGGCGTTGAGGAGGCGGCCGTACGGGGTGATGATGGGGTGCGTGGTGGAGCGAGAAGGGGTGGTGGGGATCGTGCTCATGTCCAACTGCAGGGGGTCGTGGGGCCTGGCATGGCTCTCCTACCACCGAGCTCAAAGGAAGTGGGCGTGCGTCCCCGTGCCCGACTGCGGGACCAAAGGCCTCAACATGGCCGGCATCGCCCTCTCCTCCACCTTCTCCCGGTCACTTTGGCCTTCCCTctgctcctcctcgtcctcctctccaAGCGAGCAAGCAGATTGA